From the genome of Fundulus heteroclitus isolate FHET01 chromosome 9, MU-UCD_Fhet_4.1, whole genome shotgun sequence, one region includes:
- the LOC118564141 gene encoding complement factor H-like, with amino-acid sequence MKPLWSIFLFFQIFVNFSWSQTANICEIGGLHPRLYIAGIPSTGQAIIAGHKLRFFCGADHKLDGPEEIECLGPGQWSASFPTCSVNTCEIGVLHPHLYISGIPSTGEAITAGRVLQFFCGADHELDGSTESECLKTGQWSAPFPTCSEKCKRPEVPENVRINSSVQGNALSKGDILSFACNRRTDFMQGSASIECLGNGQWSDPPPQCEAPIVCSAPPPLEDGDTKSYISSDSVFQHGDKVEYICRQTYTMNGEPFKTCNNGVWIGEMRCLKPCTVNEQLMNTHNIWFAHGYSNKLYAPHKDYLTFVCKRGTTRVGRVPMRVQCNDGEMTLPTCQ; translated from the exons CAAACATCTGTGAAATTGGCGGGCTGCATCCTCGTCTGTACATAGCTGGAATACCATCGACTGGTCAAGCGATCATAGCCGGACACAAGTTGCGTTTTTTCTGCGGAGCTGATCATAAACTGGATGGCCCAGAAGAAATCGAATGTTTAGGACCTGGCCAATGGAGCGCCTCCTTTCCAACCTGCTCTG TGAACACCTGTGAAATTGGTGTGCTGCATCCTCATCTGTACATATCTGGAATACCTTCAACTGGCGAAGCGATCACAGCCGGACGAGTGTTGCAATTTTTCTGTGGGGCTGATCATGAACTGGATGGCTCAACAGAAAGTGAATGTTTAAAAACTGGGCAATGGAGCGCCCCCTTTCCAACCTGCTCTG AGAAATGCAAACGACCAGAAGTACCAGAAAATGTGCGCATCAATTCATCTGTACAAGGCAATGCTCTAAGTAAAGGAGATATATTATCATTTGCTTGTAATCGTCGTACGGACTTCATGCAAGGAAGTGCATCAATTGAATGTTTGGGAAACGGACAGTGGAGCGACCCCCCGCCACAGTGTGAAG CTCCTATAGTTTGTTCAGCACCACCACCTCTTGAAGATGGAGACACCAAATCATATATTAGCTCAGATTCTGTGTTTCAACATGGTGACAAAGTTGAATACATCTGTCGGCAAACGTATACTATGAACGGGGAACCATTTAAAACCTGCAACAACGGAGTATGGATAGGAGAGATGAGATGCCTCA aaccCTGCACTGTGAACGAGCAGTTAATGAACACACATAATATTTGGTTTGCCCATGGTTATAGCAATAAGCTATATGCGCCACATAAGGATTACCTTACATTTGTTTGTAAACGAGGAACAACACGTGTTGGCAGAGTACCGATGCGTGTGCAGTGTAATGATGGGGAGATGACCCTGCCCACTTGCCAATAA